In Pseudopipra pipra isolate bDixPip1 chromosome 5, bDixPip1.hap1, whole genome shotgun sequence, the following proteins share a genomic window:
- the SNU13 gene encoding NHP2-like protein 1 codes for MSEAEVNPKAYPLADAQLTKTLLDLVQQSCNYKQLRKGANEATKTLNRGIAEFIVMAADAEPLEIILHLPLLCEDKNVPYVFVRSKQALGRACGVSRPVIACSITIKEGSQLKPQIQSVQQAIERLLV; via the exons ATG aGTGAGGCAGAAGTGAATCCCAAAGCTTACCCGCTGGCTGATGCACAGCTCACCAAAACACTGCTGGATCTTGTGCAGCAATCCTGCAACTATAAGCAGCTACGAAAAGGAGCCAATGAAG CCACCAAAACACTGAACAGAGGGATTGCGGAGTTCATTGTGATGGCAGCAGATGCAGAGCCCTTGGAGATCATCCTGCACCTCCCTCTTCTCTGTGAGGACAAGAACGTACCTTATGTGTTTGTGCGGTCCAAGCAAGCCCTGGGCCGGGCGTGTGGCGTTTCCCGGCCTGTCATCGCCTGCTCCATCACCATCAAGGAGGGATCACAGCTAAAGCCTCAGATCCAGTCTGTCCAGCAAGCTATAG